Proteins encoded together in one Cervus canadensis isolate Bull #8, Minnesota chromosome 7, ASM1932006v1, whole genome shotgun sequence window:
- the LOC122445152 gene encoding transmembrane epididymal protein 1A-like — MGTLGGHLVAALLFLIIALYYSVLVSLALLRGQRFLKPPLPPRDKRGHRWWQLVSGEAVVKVVFSLIVILPELFYPPGTNRMVMVDWEDPKRPFVFKDTWQHVTMYGFFLLSGLVDIVSQACQARQNMKLERAAEALAFCVLVLLMINHIENKSALESRVHALFMLPAFLVALVLIIEVWVPDQPSLWVLKTWMGLVLSNWLLHLGVLMYAPPSGQPWSGDNPVDLAFVTTFFCWHLGLGAVVLAAIYSLCSLWYHRFSSWKRAPGAEYQPCPLCEGSEEPEKFRAGAPQLDGGV; from the coding sequence ATGGGGACCCTCGGGGGACACCTGGTCGCGGCGCTGTTGTTCCTCATCATAGCACTCTACTACTCGGTGCTGGTGTCCTTGGCTCTGCTGCGGGGACAGAGGTTCCTCAAACCCCCTCTGCCCCCGAGAGACAAGCGAGGGCACAGGTGGTGGCAGCTGGTTTCTGGGGAAGCCGTGGTGAAGGTGGTCTTCTCCCTGATCGTTATCTTGCCCGAGCTCTTCTACCCGCCGGGAACAAACCGGATGGTAATGGTGGACTGGGAGGACCCGAAGCGGCCGTTTGTCTTCAAGGACACCTGGCAGCATGTCACCATGTACGGGTTTTTCCTCTTGAGCGGCCTGGTGGACATCGTTAGCCAGGCGTGTCAGGCGCGCCAGAACATGAAACTGGAGCGAGCGGCCGAGGCCCTGGCCTTCTGCGTGCTGGTGCTGCTGATGATAAACCACATTGAGAACAAGAGCGCCCTGGAGAGCCGCGTGCACGCCCTGTTCATGCTGCCCGCCTTCCTGGTCGCCTTGGTGCTCATCATCGAGGTCTGGGTCCCCGACCAGCCCTCACTCTGGGTGCTCAAGACCTGGATGGGGCTGGTACTCAGCAACTGGCTGCTGCATCTTGGCGTCCTGATGTACGCACCTCCCTCGGGACAGCCCTGGAGTGGGGACAACCCTGTGGACCTCGCCTTTGTCACCACCTTCTTCTGCTGGCACCTGGGCTTGGGGGCTGTCGTGCTGGCCGCCATCTACAGCCTCTGCAGCCTCTGGTACCATCGCTTCTCCTCCTGGAAAAGGGCCCCGGGTGCTGAGTACCAGCCGTGCCCCCTATGTGAGGGCAGTGAGGAGCCTGAGAAGTTCAGGGCAGGGGCCCCACAACTAGACGGGGGTGTCTAG